The Planktothrix tepida PCC 9214 genome window below encodes:
- a CDS encoding IS5 family transposase has protein sequence MNTQFYLNLKPHEFKRRFGVKIQTFQEMVNAIEQFRLEHPKDRRGRHTLLTLPEQVLVALEYWREYRTYFHIGTNWGVSESTICRIVADIESTLMKTGKFRIPGKKALIQDSGYPEIVVMDVTETAIERPKKKQKKCYSGKKKNHTLKIQLVIDQESKQIICADFGQGHCHDFSLFKKSKIHFHPQTDSLQDSGYQGIKDYHLNSYVPKKKPKKGNLSVLEKDYNQALAHQRIVIEHVNRSLKIFRILSSRYRNRRRRYGLRCNLLSAIYNYELTLRSESENFL, from the coding sequence ATGAATACTCAATTTTATCTAAATTTGAAACCTCATGAATTTAAACGGAGATTTGGTGTCAAGATTCAAACCTTTCAAGAAATGGTTAATGCCATAGAGCAGTTCAGATTAGAACATCCTAAAGATAGAAGAGGACGTCACACCCTCTTGACTCTCCCAGAGCAAGTTTTAGTAGCCTTGGAATATTGGCGAGAATACAGAACGTATTTTCATATTGGGACAAATTGGGGAGTATCAGAATCAACGATTTGCCGAATTGTCGCTGACATTGAATCAACTTTAATGAAAACAGGAAAGTTTCGGATTCCGGGAAAAAAAGCCTTAATTCAAGATTCTGGCTACCCCGAAATCGTAGTGATGGATGTCACAGAAACGGCTATTGAAAGACCGAAAAAAAAACAGAAAAAATGTTACTCAGGAAAGAAAAAAAATCACACGCTCAAAATTCAGTTAGTAATTGATCAAGAAAGTAAACAGATTATTTGTGCGGATTTTGGACAAGGACATTGCCACGACTTCAGCTTATTCAAAAAAAGCAAAATCCATTTTCACCCCCAAACTGATAGCTTACAAGATAGTGGCTATCAAGGGATTAAGGATTATCACTTGAATAGCTATGTACCCAAAAAGAAACCCAAAAAGGGCAATCTTTCGGTCTTAGAAAAAGACTATAATCAAGCTTTGGCTCATCAACGAATTGTAATTGAACACGTTAATCGGAGCCTGAAAATTTTCAGGATCTTATCGAGTCGTTATCGAAATCGTCGCCGTCGTTATGGCCTTCGTTGTAATTTGTTGTCAGCCATTTATAATTATGAGTTGACACTACGGTCTGAAAGTGAAAACTTTTTATAA
- a CDS encoding RNA recognition motif domain-containing protein, giving the protein MSIYVGNLSYEVTQDDLTSVFAEYGSVKRVQLPKDRETGKVRGFAFVEMETEAEEATAIDELDGAEWMGRSMKVNKAKPRENAGGGNGSFGGGGRSGSGGRGGRRY; this is encoded by the coding sequence ATGTCTATTTATGTCGGCAATCTTTCCTACGAAGTCACCCAAGACGATCTAACCAGCGTGTTTGCAGAATATGGTTCTGTCAAACGGGTTCAGCTTCCTAAAGACCGTGAAACCGGTAAGGTACGTGGCTTTGCTTTTGTAGAAATGGAAACGGAAGCGGAAGAAGCAACCGCCATTGATGAACTCGATGGTGCGGAATGGATGGGTCGGAGCATGAAAGTGAATAAAGCCAAACCCCGTGAAAATGCAGGGGGTGGCAATGGTTCCTTTGGTGGTGGTGGTCGTAGTGGTAGTGGTGGTCGTGGTGGTCGTCGCTACTAA
- a CDS encoding RNA recognition motif domain-containing protein yields MTIYVGNLSYDVTEDDLREVFTEYGSVKEVQIPVDRETRKKRGFGFVEMMTDDEETKAINELDGAEWMSRVLKVNKARPREERKPARGSWGNKQNYSRRY; encoded by the coding sequence ATGACGATCTATGTAGGTAATTTGTCTTACGACGTCACAGAAGACGATCTCAGAGAAGTTTTTACTGAGTATGGTTCTGTGAAAGAAGTTCAAATCCCTGTTGACCGGGAAACTCGGAAAAAACGGGGATTTGGCTTTGTTGAAATGATGACTGATGATGAAGAAACTAAAGCCATTAATGAACTTGATGGTGCTGAGTGGATGAGTCGAGTTCTGAAAGTGAATAAAGCTCGACCCCGTGAAGAACGGAAACCCGCCAGAGGGAGTTGGGGAAATAAACAAAATTATTCCCGTCGCTACTAA